Proteins from one Chitinophaga oryzae genomic window:
- a CDS encoding sugar phosphate isomerase/epimerase family protein, giving the protein MHNSRRSFIQQAGLLAAGMMLPGGLFAQTEKKGLSRNIGLQLYTLRDQLDKDVKSTIIRVAQIGYKEVETYYGYQGEKDKGTFWGLKPSELKALFQEYQLATPSGHYQLNDYLTRGNGDPAALQPQIDLAASLGQQYFIVPVLPLSLWDKKLTTDDYKFMAEQLNKAGELCKKSNLQIGYHNHYWEFKKLADSNTTGYEVMLKNTDPALVSFELDLFWAVKSGVDPLKLFSQAPGRFVAWHVKDMDKKNTASLTAAGNENKTSMQLLSGVSFAEVGTGSINFRQIFAQAKQAGVQHIFVEQDKITIDPFDSITKSYNYVKNVLVK; this is encoded by the coding sequence CAGACGGAGAAAAAAGGCCTCTCCCGCAATATCGGGCTGCAATTGTACACGCTGCGCGATCAGCTGGACAAAGACGTAAAAAGCACCATCATCCGCGTAGCGCAGATTGGTTACAAGGAAGTGGAGACTTATTACGGTTACCAGGGGGAAAAGGACAAAGGCACTTTCTGGGGCCTCAAACCATCGGAACTGAAAGCGCTGTTCCAGGAATACCAGCTGGCTACGCCCAGCGGCCACTATCAGCTCAACGACTACCTGACCCGCGGCAACGGTGACCCGGCTGCGCTGCAACCACAGATAGACCTGGCGGCGTCACTGGGCCAGCAATATTTTATCGTGCCCGTGTTGCCTCTCTCGCTGTGGGATAAAAAGCTGACAACAGATGATTATAAATTCATGGCTGAACAGCTGAACAAAGCCGGCGAACTGTGTAAAAAATCCAACCTGCAGATCGGTTACCATAATCACTACTGGGAATTCAAGAAGCTGGCGGACAGCAATACCACGGGTTATGAGGTGATGCTCAAAAACACGGACCCTGCGCTGGTATCGTTTGAGCTGGACCTTTTCTGGGCAGTGAAATCCGGCGTAGACCCGCTGAAGCTGTTCTCCCAGGCGCCCGGACGGTTTGTGGCCTGGCACGTAAAAGACATGGACAAAAAGAACACCGCCAGCCTCACTGCTGCCGGCAATGAAAACAAAACCTCCATGCAGCTCTTGTCCGGCGTATCATTCGCAGAAGTGGGCACCGGCAGCATTAACTTCCGGCAGATCTTTGCGCAGGCCAAACAGGCAGGCGTGCAGCATATCTTTGTGGAGCAGGACAAAATCACCATCGATCCGTTCGACAGCATTACCAAAAGTTATAACTACGTGAAAAACGTATTAGTGAAATAG
- a CDS encoding tetratricopeptide repeat protein, which produces MSMHEIESLVEMSVYCLHESQDDSLDRRSLFYSLYELQSNFDTGFTHFRVMDILIQRRFVYTFPITAHPAYAQHQAFLDNLAAAQKFSFIYTEPEEEWDAETNPVAGYAHFDQQRQQYILYCDAGSTLWEAFVANGTLQGADATPPQLSDVFTMARIIAENAAQQQYRDLLATWYQLLPYMVMAAEQENEPIDHEGLKTILDLVVANDAIYEEGLPPVDELPEGGELGKFCEWWYAPAKGKMKTAAELDKGIDLDAVPFTQEVEKTAGWYDNEVRSLLESIHHSITFMEDNGFNEDTQKSVEMRLLQGLEYARKGIELAPEEPGLLVNMGSLYMLAENFEEALACYNRALDIAPDNSYIHLNRAILFYQMEDVPLAITSFEKVLALEPDNEFAQQWLAQLKSNG; this is translated from the coding sequence ATGTCGATGCATGAAATAGAATCCCTGGTGGAGATGTCCGTTTACTGCCTGCATGAAAGCCAGGATGATTCACTGGACCGCAGAAGCCTCTTTTACAGCCTGTACGAGCTGCAATCAAATTTTGATACCGGCTTCACCCATTTCCGGGTGATGGATATCCTGATACAGCGCCGTTTCGTATATACCTTCCCGATAACCGCGCACCCGGCTTATGCACAGCATCAGGCGTTCCTCGACAACCTCGCCGCCGCGCAGAAGTTCAGCTTTATCTATACCGAACCTGAAGAGGAGTGGGATGCTGAAACCAACCCCGTAGCGGGCTACGCCCACTTCGACCAGCAGCGGCAACAGTATATCCTTTACTGCGATGCCGGTTCCACGCTGTGGGAAGCCTTTGTGGCCAACGGCACCCTGCAGGGCGCCGACGCTACCCCTCCGCAATTATCCGACGTGTTCACCATGGCCCGCATCATCGCAGAAAACGCAGCACAACAGCAATACCGCGACCTGCTCGCCACCTGGTACCAACTGCTGCCTTACATGGTGATGGCCGCTGAACAGGAAAATGAACCCATCGACCATGAAGGCCTGAAAACCATCCTCGACCTCGTGGTGGCCAACGACGCCATCTACGAAGAAGGCCTGCCGCCTGTAGATGAACTGCCGGAAGGCGGCGAACTCGGCAAATTCTGCGAATGGTGGTATGCTCCCGCCAAAGGGAAAATGAAAACAGCAGCCGAACTGGATAAAGGCATAGACCTCGACGCCGTGCCCTTTACACAGGAGGTGGAAAAAACAGCCGGCTGGTACGACAATGAAGTGAGAAGCCTGCTGGAAAGCATCCACCACAGCATCACCTTCATGGAAGACAACGGCTTCAATGAAGACACGCAGAAAAGTGTGGAGATGCGCCTGCTGCAGGGACTTGAATATGCCCGGAAAGGCATTGAACTGGCCCCCGAAGAACCCGGTCTCCTCGTGAATATGGGCTCCCTGTATATGCTGGCCGAAAATTTCGAAGAAGCACTGGCCTGCTACAACAGAGCACTGGACATCGCTCCGGACAACAGCTATATCCACCTCAACCGCGC